From a single Georhizobium profundi genomic region:
- a CDS encoding SulP family inorganic anion transporter: MAALHHYFPILTWGRSYSRVTFADDLLAAVIVTIMLIPQSLAYAMLAGLPPEVGLYASILPLAAYAVFGTSRTLAVGPVAVVSLMTASAVGEVAAAGTADYLTAAIVLALLSGAILLVMGILRLGFLANFLSHPVISGFITASGLLIAIGQFGTILGVPVRGDTLPEIGTALFANAQAINVPTLVLGVLTLGFLYAIRLRLKAMLMRLGLGSRPADMIAKAGPVFAILVTVVAVKLLDLGARGIALVGEIPQGLPVPGWPVIDLGVVQALFVPALLISLIGFVESISVAQTLASKRRQRIVPDQELIGLGAANIASGLSAGYPVTGGFARSVVNFDAGAQTPAAGLFTALGIALATLFLTPFLADLPRATLAATIIVAVLSLVDFGALWRLWAYSRTDFAAMAATIIGTLLLGVEPGVVLGVVLSLVLHLHRTSRPHIAIVGNVEGTEHFRNVDRHQVQTVPHVLTVRVDESLYFANSRFLEDRIAELVAERPALRHVILMCSAVNAIDSSALESLEEINQRLKDSGIRLHLSEVKGPVMDRLRTTQFLAHLTGGVHLSQFAAMRATD, translated from the coding sequence ATGGCCGCGCTCCACCACTATTTTCCGATCCTGACCTGGGGCCGCAGCTATAGCCGCGTGACCTTTGCGGACGATCTGCTGGCGGCGGTCATCGTGACGATCATGCTGATTCCGCAGTCTTTGGCTTACGCCATGCTCGCGGGCCTGCCACCGGAGGTCGGGCTTTATGCATCGATCCTTCCGCTCGCCGCCTACGCCGTCTTCGGCACAAGCCGCACGCTTGCCGTCGGCCCGGTGGCCGTCGTCTCACTCATGACGGCGTCGGCCGTGGGCGAAGTGGCGGCTGCAGGCACGGCAGACTATCTCACGGCCGCGATCGTCCTTGCGCTACTCTCCGGCGCGATCCTGCTCGTCATGGGAATCCTGCGCCTCGGCTTTCTCGCCAATTTCCTGAGCCATCCGGTGATCTCCGGCTTCATCACCGCATCGGGCTTGCTGATTGCCATCGGCCAGTTCGGGACGATCCTCGGCGTTCCCGTGCGCGGGGACACGCTGCCGGAAATCGGCACTGCGCTGTTTGCCAACGCCCAGGCGATCAATGTCCCGACGCTTGTTCTGGGCGTGCTTACGCTCGGTTTCCTTTACGCCATCCGCCTGCGCCTCAAAGCCATGCTGATGCGCCTCGGTCTCGGCTCGCGCCCGGCCGACATGATCGCGAAGGCAGGTCCGGTTTTCGCTATTCTGGTCACCGTCGTTGCCGTGAAGCTTCTCGATCTCGGTGCACGTGGCATCGCCCTCGTCGGCGAAATCCCGCAAGGTCTGCCGGTCCCCGGCTGGCCCGTAATCGATCTCGGCGTCGTGCAGGCACTCTTCGTTCCGGCGCTGCTGATCAGTCTGATCGGCTTCGTCGAATCCATTTCGGTTGCACAGACGCTCGCCTCCAAGCGCCGCCAGCGCATCGTTCCGGACCAGGAACTGATCGGGCTTGGCGCCGCCAACATCGCCTCGGGCCTCTCGGCCGGCTACCCTGTGACAGGCGGCTTTGCCCGGTCCGTCGTCAACTTCGATGCAGGCGCGCAGACGCCCGCTGCCGGTCTTTTCACCGCGCTCGGCATCGCGTTGGCGACGCTGTTCCTCACACCGTTTCTCGCAGATCTGCCCCGCGCCACGCTGGCGGCCACGATCATCGTCGCCGTGCTCTCACTCGTGGATTTCGGTGCGCTGTGGCGGCTTTGGGCCTATTCGAGAACCGATTTCGCCGCCATGGCTGCCACGATCATTGGCACGCTGCTGCTCGGCGTCGAGCCTGGCGTGGTGCTCGGCGTCGTCCTTTCGCTCGTCCTGCATTTGCACCGTACGAGCCGCCCACACATCGCAATCGTCGGCAATGTCGAGGGCACCGAGCATTTCCGCAACGTCGACCGCCATCAGGTGCAGACAGTGCCCCATGTGCTTACGGTGCGGGTGGATGAGAGCCTCTATTTCGCCAACAGCCGTTTCCTCGAAGACCGCATCGCCGAACTTGTCGCCGAACGGCCAGCGCTGCGCCACGTCATCCTCATGTGCTCGGCCGTAAACGCCATCGATTCAAGCGCGCTGGAAAGCCTCGAAGAGATCAATCAGCGACTGAAGGATTCCGGTATTCGCCTGCATCTGAGCGAGGTGAAGGGGCCAGTGATGGACCGGTTGCGGACCACGCAATTTCTCGCACATCTGACGGGCGGCGTTCATCTCTCGCAATTCGCCGCGATGCGTGCGACCGATTGA
- a CDS encoding ABC transporter ATP-binding protein: MLEIDDLHTGYGETQVIYGLNLRATAGRVLAILGRNGAGKTTTMKAIMGLLPATRGAIRIEGKDIAGERTFDIARRGIAYVPETRDIFPSLTVKENLQLATRLAPASAEWTMERVLDFFPNLSRRLSNGGNELSGGEQQMLSIARALLMNPRLLLLDEPTEGLAPIIVRQIHEKLSELKAAGMTMVLVEQNFGFATELADDVHVIGRGETVWKGSSADIIADKAVQKKWLGV, translated from the coding sequence ATGCTTGAGATCGACGACCTCCACACCGGCTACGGCGAAACGCAGGTCATCTACGGCCTCAATCTCCGTGCCACCGCAGGGCGCGTGCTTGCCATTCTCGGACGCAACGGCGCCGGCAAGACGACGACCATGAAGGCCATCATGGGCCTCCTGCCGGCAACGCGCGGCGCGATCCGGATCGAGGGCAAGGATATAGCCGGCGAGCGGACATTCGACATTGCCCGTCGCGGCATCGCCTATGTGCCCGAGACGCGCGACATCTTTCCATCCCTCACGGTCAAGGAAAACCTGCAGCTCGCCACGCGCCTGGCGCCGGCCAGTGCCGAATGGACCATGGAGCGGGTGCTCGATTTCTTCCCGAACCTCTCTCGTCGCCTGTCGAACGGGGGGAACGAACTCTCGGGCGGCGAACAGCAGATGCTGTCGATTGCGCGCGCGCTGCTCATGAACCCGCGACTGCTTCTGCTCGACGAACCGACGGAGGGCCTAGCGCCCATCATCGTGCGCCAGATCCACGAGAAGCTCTCGGAACTAAAAGCCGCCGGCATGACCATGGTGCTGGTGGAACAGAATTTCGGATTTGCGACGGAGCTTGCTGACGACGTCCATGTGATTGGCCGCGGCGAGACCGTCTGGAAAGGTTCGTCCGCAGACATCATTGCCGACAAGGCCGTCCAGAAGAAGTGGCTCGGCGTTTGA
- a CDS encoding GNAT family N-acetyltransferase, which translates to MRLELLRGSAIGPHVADLARLRTTVFRAFPYLYEGSDAYEERYLATYARSADSVFVLAFDGERVVGAATGMPMADETNEVRAPFLDAGWDVDRIFYYGESVLLPDYRGQGIGVRFFEEREAHATGLGRFDWTVFCGVIRPEDHPNRPADYVPLDDFWCRRGYAPLTGLETAFSWRDIGDDAETAKPMRFWGKRIG; encoded by the coding sequence ATGAGATTGGAGCTCCTCAGGGGATCGGCGATCGGCCCGCATGTGGCGGATCTTGCGCGATTGAGAACGACCGTCTTTCGTGCCTTTCCCTATCTCTATGAAGGCTCCGATGCCTATGAAGAGCGCTATCTCGCCACCTATGCCAGGTCAGCGGATAGCGTTTTCGTTCTCGCATTCGATGGCGAGCGGGTGGTCGGTGCGGCGACCGGCATGCCCATGGCCGACGAGACGAATGAGGTGCGGGCGCCCTTCCTCGATGCCGGATGGGACGTCGATCGCATCTTCTATTACGGCGAATCCGTGCTCTTGCCGGACTATCGCGGGCAGGGGATCGGCGTACGCTTCTTCGAGGAACGCGAGGCCCATGCGACGGGCCTCGGCCGGTTCGACTGGACGGTGTTCTGCGGGGTGATCCGACCAGAGGATCATCCGAACCGACCGGCCGATTACGTCCCGCTCGACGATTTCTGGTGCAGACGGGGCTATGCGCCGCTCACGGGTCTCGAGACGGCGTTCAGCTGGCGTGACATTGGCGATGATGCGGAAACGGCCAAACCCATGCGGTTTTGGGGCAAGCGGATCGGCTAG
- a CDS encoding ArsR/SmtB family transcription factor, with the protein MSELTTAAVEDMLKNVGEASDFLKKLSNPNRLMIVCALVEGERSVRELEDGLGIRQPGLSQQIAELREAGLIAGRKESKSVFYSLADARVAEFVAMMHRMFCEKP; encoded by the coding sequence ATGAGCGAACTCACCACCGCAGCCGTCGAGGACATGCTGAAGAATGTCGGCGAAGCATCCGACTTTCTGAAAAAGCTTTCCAACCCCAACCGGCTGATGATCGTCTGCGCTCTCGTTGAAGGCGAACGTTCCGTGCGCGAACTGGAGGACGGACTCGGCATTCGCCAGCCCGGCCTCTCCCAGCAAATCGCCGAACTGCGCGAAGCCGGCCTCATCGCCGGCCGCAAGGAGTCGAAATCCGTTTTCTACAGCCTCGCAGATGCGCGCGTCGCGGAGTTCGTGGCGATGATGCACCGCATGTTCTGCGAAAAGCCCTGA
- a CDS encoding cation:proton antiporter, which produces MFDFSSYHVLLLVIGASVVNSYWFPRFIPGWEPAASALLIASGLVAYTFFPGMPDILHPIEDGYLWEIASEFAVIVALFGAGIRIDTRFNRQLLTPTMRLLLIAMPLTIAAVALTGWAFAGLSIAGAILLGAALSPTDPVLAGDLQVGPPQRGNEHPVRLALTTEAGLNDGLAFPFVYLAIIVAAQGFVPAEWGLEWLLRDVVYRIAMGIAGGFVTGYILSRIVFSIPSHNPIAKSGAGVIAFAAVILCYGTTELVEGYGFVAVFVAGLTIRRYEPENVYHRKLHDFIEPLEYALTAVMLFMLGGVFLDLLPLIDWRLATLAALLIFVIRPVIAWLSLVGTSLGGQARNDVAFFGVRGVGSIYYMAFAGGHAAFADMEKLWAATALVIVLSSIVHGFTAGIVVKRYTDTTA; this is translated from the coding sequence ATGTTCGATTTCAGCAGCTACCATGTCCTGCTTCTCGTAATCGGCGCGAGCGTCGTCAACTCCTATTGGTTCCCCCGCTTCATCCCCGGCTGGGAGCCGGCCGCCTCCGCCCTGCTGATCGCATCGGGGCTCGTTGCCTACACCTTCTTTCCTGGCATGCCAGACATCCTGCACCCGATCGAGGATGGGTATCTGTGGGAGATTGCCAGCGAATTTGCCGTTATCGTGGCGCTTTTCGGCGCTGGCATTCGGATCGATACGCGCTTCAACCGGCAGTTGCTGACGCCGACCATGCGCCTGCTGCTCATCGCCATGCCTTTGACGATTGCGGCTGTTGCCTTGACCGGCTGGGCCTTCGCCGGCCTGTCGATCGCCGGTGCGATCCTGCTCGGAGCCGCGCTGTCGCCGACCGATCCGGTCCTGGCCGGCGACCTCCAGGTCGGCCCGCCGCAGCGGGGAAACGAGCATCCGGTGCGCCTTGCGCTGACGACCGAGGCCGGGCTCAATGACGGGCTCGCCTTCCCCTTCGTGTATCTGGCCATCATCGTTGCGGCGCAGGGTTTCGTACCCGCTGAGTGGGGGCTCGAATGGCTGTTGCGCGATGTCGTCTACCGCATCGCCATGGGCATCGCCGGCGGCTTCGTCACCGGTTACATCCTCTCACGCATCGTCTTTTCCATCCCGAGCCATAACCCGATCGCCAAGTCCGGCGCTGGCGTCATCGCCTTTGCCGCCGTTATCCTGTGCTACGGCACGACCGAACTGGTGGAGGGCTATGGCTTCGTCGCCGTCTTCGTCGCGGGTCTGACGATCCGGCGCTACGAGCCGGAGAACGTCTATCATCGCAAGCTCCACGACTTCATCGAGCCTTTGGAATACGCGCTGACCGCCGTCATGCTGTTCATGCTGGGTGGCGTGTTCCTCGATCTCCTGCCGCTGATCGACTGGCGCCTTGCAACGCTGGCCGCTCTCCTGATCTTCGTGATCCGCCCGGTCATTGCATGGCTGTCGCTCGTGGGCACCTCGCTCGGCGGCCAGGCGCGAAACGACGTTGCCTTTTTCGGCGTGCGCGGTGTCGGTTCGATCTATTACATGGCCTTTGCCGGTGGGCACGCAGCCTTCGCCGACATGGAAAAATTGTGGGCGGCGACGGCACTTGTCATCGTCCTGTCATCGATCGTGCATGGTTTCACGGCCGGCATCGTCGTCAAGCGCTACACAGACACGACCGCCTGA
- a CDS encoding YeeE/YedE family protein encodes MSILINLVIGLLFGVGLVISGMSDPAKVLNFLDVFGTWDPSLAFVMGGAVIVAFIGYRFVLKRDKPLLADRFHLPTRTDIDSRILIGPAIFGIGWGLGGFCPGPALTALSLGAIGTLAFVPAMLIGMWGARMIGALPQPRRA; translated from the coding sequence ATGTCCATTCTCATCAATCTCGTCATCGGTCTGCTCTTCGGCGTCGGCCTCGTCATCTCCGGCATGTCCGACCCGGCGAAAGTTCTTAATTTTCTTGATGTCTTCGGCACCTGGGATCCGTCGCTCGCCTTCGTCATGGGCGGCGCCGTCATCGTCGCCTTCATCGGCTACCGCTTTGTGCTGAAGCGCGACAAGCCGCTTCTGGCCGATCGCTTCCATTTGCCGACCCGCACCGACATCGACAGCCGCATCCTCATCGGGCCGGCGATCTTCGGCATCGGCTGGGGCCTTGGCGGCTTCTGCCCAGGTCCTGCACTGACCGCGCTCAGTCTTGGTGCGATTGGCACGTTGGCGTTTGTCCCGGCCATGCTGATCGGCATGTGGGGCGCGCGCATGATCGGCGCCCTGCCGCAACCGCGCAGGGCCTGA
- a CDS encoding sugar phosphorylase produces the protein MPSFLRSRLESHLAFIYPERDSAALTDAMIAAFWPESGKAKPRSKGRLTNQPPWSERDTVLIAYGNSLIDEKTAPVALLHDFLDTHLDGSVNSVHVLPFFPYTSDDGFAVVDYYSVNPDVGDWKHLQRLGRRYRLMADLVLNHVSSASLWFKQYLRGEEPGSGFFVEVDPATDLSAVVRPRPHPLLRKVETAHGERHVWCTFSEDQVDLNFANPEMLIEFLRIMRFHIDRGVRTIRLDAVAFVWKEIGTNCIHLPQTHEIVRLMRTLADYAEVPLLLITETNVPNMENLSYFGNRNEAHAVYNFSFPPLVVHALLSGDATALNRWQMTMPPAPAGCFYFNFVASHDGIGLRPAEGLLPNEEIAMMIAAVEAFGGAVSLRAMPDGTYRPYEMNIALFDAFQGKIDGTPDEWRRERFLCSQTIMMALEGMPAFYIHSLLATPNDHDRRARTGHNRSLNRHQWDYDALKERLADAESEQAIVLGELKRQIDIRTAQKAFHPNATQFTLQLGEGLFGVWRQSIDREQSIFAIHNVTDRAITLPLVSLNLIKGETWTDLLSGNEIDAEIGTAIELHPYQCVWLANRTA, from the coding sequence ATGCCCTCATTTCTCCGTTCGCGCCTGGAAAGCCATCTCGCCTTCATCTACCCGGAGCGCGACAGCGCTGCTCTGACCGATGCGATGATTGCGGCCTTCTGGCCCGAAAGCGGGAAGGCCAAGCCGCGCAGCAAAGGCCGTCTGACCAACCAGCCGCCCTGGAGCGAGCGCGACACCGTTCTGATCGCCTATGGCAATTCGCTGATCGACGAGAAGACCGCCCCCGTCGCGCTGCTGCATGATTTTCTCGATACGCATCTCGATGGCAGCGTGAACAGCGTCCACGTGTTGCCGTTCTTCCCCTACACATCCGACGATGGTTTTGCCGTCGTGGACTATTACAGCGTCAACCCCGATGTCGGCGACTGGAAGCACCTCCAGAGGCTTGGCCGGCGCTACCGGTTGATGGCCGATCTGGTGCTGAACCACGTTTCCTCTGCATCGCTCTGGTTCAAGCAGTATCTGCGCGGCGAGGAGCCCGGTAGCGGCTTCTTCGTCGAAGTCGACCCCGCGACCGATCTTTCCGCCGTCGTGCGTCCACGTCCGCATCCGCTTCTGCGGAAGGTGGAAACGGCGCATGGCGAGCGACACGTCTGGTGTACCTTCTCCGAAGACCAGGTCGATCTGAATTTCGCCAATCCGGAGATGTTGATCGAGTTTCTGCGCATCATGCGCTTTCACATCGATCGCGGCGTCCGCACGATCCGGCTCGACGCCGTCGCCTTCGTCTGGAAGGAGATCGGCACCAACTGCATCCACCTGCCCCAGACGCACGAGATCGTCCGGCTGATGCGCACGCTCGCCGACTACGCCGAGGTGCCGCTGCTTCTGATTACGGAAACCAACGTTCCGAACATGGAGAACCTCTCCTATTTCGGGAACCGCAACGAGGCCCATGCGGTCTATAATTTCTCTTTTCCGCCCCTTGTCGTTCACGCGCTTCTCTCGGGCGACGCGACAGCGCTCAACCGCTGGCAGATGACGATGCCGCCGGCGCCTGCCGGCTGCTTCTATTTCAATTTCGTCGCATCCCATGACGGCATTGGTCTGCGGCCAGCCGAGGGCCTTCTGCCCAACGAGGAGATCGCCATGATGATCGCCGCCGTGGAAGCATTCGGCGGCGCGGTGTCTCTGCGCGCCATGCCGGACGGCACCTACCGGCCTTACGAGATGAACATTGCGCTATTCGACGCCTTCCAGGGCAAGATCGACGGCACGCCGGACGAATGGCGCCGCGAGCGCTTCCTGTGCTCGCAGACGATCATGATGGCGCTCGAAGGCATGCCCGCCTTCTATATCCACAGCCTGCTCGCCACCCCCAACGACCACGATCGGCGCGCGCGCACAGGCCACAACCGGTCGCTCAACCGCCACCAATGGGACTACGATGCTTTGAAAGAGCGCCTTGCGGACGCCGAAAGCGAGCAGGCCATCGTCCTTGGCGAACTGAAGCGCCAGATCGACATCCGCACCGCCCAGAAGGCGTTTCATCCCAATGCGACGCAGTTCACGCTGCAACTGGGCGAAGGCCTCTTCGGCGTCTGGCGCCAGAGCATCGACCGGGAACAGTCGATCTTCGCCATCCACAACGTGACGGATCGTGCAATCACGCTGCCTCTCGTTAGCCTGAACCTGATCAAGGGCGAGACCTGGACGGATCTTTTGAGCGGCAACGAGATCGATGCCGAAATCGGCACCGCCATCGAGCTTCACCCCTATCAGTGCGTCTGGCTCGCCAACCGAACCGCTTAA
- a CDS encoding MFS transporter, with translation MHRTDTWAIAAIAVAQTLIWCGTFYAFPALFVHFEADFGWSKPALTGALTLAIVASALVSPLVGRLIDRGIGPLVLTGSILLGGLTMLTLSQVQTLWQFYLAWAVIGIAMGGGLYEPTFAFMTRAIGPTATRAITLVTLVAGFAGTLSFPLGHYVSEAASWRVAAMTYAGLIILIAAPLMWLGARHFETGFRRTTTSSAPEGLHHGSAHLRSATFWLLAAGFTLIAINHGVILNHILPLLRERGFDASSAVFAASMIGPMQVVGRIAMMLTAHRTSNRAIVLACFSGITLATLALIAAAAVPPFVAGFVLLQGACFGVMSIAKPAITRESMGATNFGAVAGALAAPYLLGIAVAPFFGSLVWEFGGYDTVLIIILLAAIAGGVCVYLATRRMAPRRT, from the coding sequence ATGCACCGCACTGACACATGGGCGATCGCCGCCATCGCCGTTGCCCAAACACTGATCTGGTGCGGCACGTTCTATGCGTTTCCAGCGCTTTTCGTGCATTTCGAAGCCGACTTCGGCTGGTCGAAGCCGGCGCTGACCGGCGCGCTTACCCTCGCCATCGTCGCCTCGGCGCTGGTGTCGCCCCTGGTCGGCCGGCTGATCGACAGAGGCATCGGCCCCCTCGTGCTCACCGGCAGCATTCTGCTTGGCGGCTTGACGATGCTCACGCTGTCGCAGGTGCAAACGCTCTGGCAGTTCTACCTGGCCTGGGCGGTGATCGGCATTGCAATGGGCGGCGGCCTTTATGAACCGACCTTCGCGTTCATGACCCGGGCGATCGGGCCGACGGCAACACGCGCAATCACGCTGGTTACGCTTGTTGCGGGCTTCGCTGGCACGCTGTCGTTTCCGCTCGGCCACTATGTGTCGGAGGCCGCGTCGTGGCGGGTGGCTGCCATGACCTATGCCGGATTGATCATCCTCATCGCCGCACCGCTCATGTGGCTCGGCGCGCGCCATTTCGAAACCGGCTTCCGCCGCACGACGACCTCCAGCGCACCTGAAGGGCTCCATCATGGGAGCGCGCATCTTCGCAGCGCAACCTTCTGGCTGCTGGCTGCCGGCTTCACGCTGATCGCCATCAATCACGGGGTAATCCTGAACCATATTCTGCCGCTTTTGCGCGAACGCGGCTTCGATGCGTCGAGCGCAGTATTTGCGGCATCCATGATCGGGCCGATGCAGGTCGTCGGTCGGATCGCAATGATGTTGACCGCCCATCGAACATCCAACAGGGCGATCGTGCTCGCCTGCTTCAGCGGCATCACGCTCGCGACGCTGGCCCTGATCGCCGCCGCAGCGGTTCCCCCGTTCGTGGCGGGGTTCGTGCTGCTGCAGGGCGCCTGCTTCGGCGTCATGAGCATCGCAAAGCCTGCCATCACGCGCGAATCCATGGGCGCGACCAATTTCGGCGCGGTCGCCGGCGCGCTCGCGGCGCCCTACCTGCTCGGCATTGCGGTTGCGCCGTTTTTCGGATCGCTGGTCTGGGAATTCGGTGGCTACGACACCGTGCTGATCATCATCCTGCTTGCCGCCATTGCCGGTGGCGTCTGCGTCTATCTCGCGACGCGCCGTATGGCGCCCCGCCGCACTTGA
- the blh gene encoding bifunctional sulfur transferase/dioxygenase Blh, with amino-acid sequence MKKITDKLWISGQPSEADFDRARQAGVTRVINNRVSGEADDQPALEAARKAATSRNMDFVYIPMTPGVVTEDRVRQFQKALEGADGPVLAHCRLGGRSLGLWAAGEVLDGRMTLDDLDALAAEHGADLGSVKAWLTKRAAKKQRPDVAGFFDKRTSSIQYVVSDPATKDCAIIDPVLDFDEKSGATGTQNADKILAYVERHGLKVQWILDTHPHADHFSAARYLKEKTGAPTAIGEKVVEVQKLWKDIYNWPDFPADGSQWDKVFAEGETFKLGGIDGNILFSPGHTLASITYVIGDAAFVHDTLFMPDSGTARADFPGGSASRLWNSIQAILALPDDTRIFTGHDYQPDGREPLWESTVAEQKAKNTHISKAKSEAEFVAIREARDKTLPMPKLILHSLQVNMNGGRLPEPESNGRRYLKLPLDALGGAPWDTDG; translated from the coding sequence ATGAAAAAGATCACCGACAAGCTATGGATTTCCGGCCAGCCCAGCGAGGCCGACTTCGATCGCGCCCGGCAGGCAGGCGTCACCCGCGTGATCAACAATCGCGTCTCGGGCGAGGCAGATGACCAGCCGGCGTTGGAAGCCGCGCGCAAAGCGGCAACATCGCGCAATATGGACTTCGTCTACATTCCCATGACGCCGGGCGTCGTGACGGAAGACCGCGTCCGCCAGTTCCAGAAGGCACTTGAGGGCGCTGACGGGCCGGTTCTCGCCCATTGCAGGCTCGGCGGCCGTTCGCTCGGACTCTGGGCAGCAGGCGAAGTGTTGGATGGCCGCATGACGCTCGACGACCTTGATGCACTTGCCGCCGAACACGGCGCCGACCTCGGCAGCGTCAAGGCGTGGCTCACCAAGCGTGCAGCAAAGAAACAACGCCCGGATGTGGCCGGCTTCTTCGACAAGCGCACTTCGTCCATCCAGTATGTGGTTTCCGATCCGGCGACGAAGGATTGCGCCATCATCGATCCGGTCCTGGATTTCGATGAAAAATCCGGTGCGACGGGCACGCAGAACGCCGACAAGATCCTGGCCTATGTGGAAAGGCACGGGCTCAAGGTTCAGTGGATCCTCGACACGCATCCCCACGCCGATCATTTCTCCGCCGCCCGCTACCTGAAGGAAAAGACCGGCGCGCCGACGGCGATCGGTGAGAAGGTCGTCGAGGTCCAGAAGCTCTGGAAAGACATCTACAACTGGCCGGACTTCCCGGCCGACGGGTCGCAGTGGGATAAGGTCTTCGCCGAGGGCGAGACCTTCAAGCTGGGCGGGATCGACGGGAATATCCTGTTCTCACCCGGCCACACGCTTGCCTCGATCACCTACGTGATCGGCGATGCCGCCTTCGTGCATGATACGCTTTTCATGCCGGACAGCGGCACGGCGCGCGCGGATTTTCCCGGCGGCAGCGCTTCTCGGCTCTGGAACTCGATCCAGGCAATCCTGGCGCTTCCCGACGACACGCGCATCTTCACCGGCCACGATTATCAGCCGGACGGCCGCGAGCCGCTCTGGGAGTCGACCGTCGCTGAGCAGAAGGCGAAGAACACGCACATCTCGAAAGCGAAGTCCGAGGCCGAGTTCGTCGCAATCCGCGAGGCGCGCGACAAGACCCTGCCGATGCCGAAACTCATCCTGCATTCCCTGCAGGTGAACATGAATGGCGGTCGCCTGCCCGAGCCGGAGAGCAATGGCCGGCGCTATCTCAAACTGCCGCTCGATGCTCTCGGCGGCGCACCATGGGACACCGACGGATGA
- a CDS encoding ABC transporter ATP-binding protein: MLEARGLKKSFGQINVTNDVTILVEKGERRVILGPNGAGKTTLFNILVGELKPSAGTIHLDGRDVTGDTVEARAKRGLARSYQKNNLFTELTLKENLALAVATASGASGWFLRDTLNDTDILAKVRDVAAKVGLSELLDHPVDAVSYGARRQLEVGLALATDPSVILMDEPTSGVGPEMIHGFHRLLKTLPRDLTVVIIEHDMDLALDVADRVSVLNYGELVFEGTPDETRGSSLVNEIYLGGRADA, translated from the coding sequence ATGCTTGAAGCACGCGGCCTCAAGAAATCCTTCGGCCAGATCAACGTCACCAATGACGTGACGATCCTGGTTGAGAAGGGCGAACGCCGGGTCATCCTCGGCCCCAACGGCGCGGGCAAGACCACGCTCTTCAACATCCTCGTCGGCGAATTGAAGCCATCCGCCGGCACGATCCACCTCGATGGCCGCGATGTGACGGGCGACACGGTGGAAGCGCGGGCAAAACGCGGACTTGCCCGCTCCTACCAGAAGAACAACCTGTTCACCGAGCTGACGCTCAAGGAGAACTTGGCGCTGGCGGTCGCAACAGCATCCGGGGCATCGGGTTGGTTTCTGCGCGATACGCTGAACGACACCGATATTTTGGCCAAGGTTCGCGATGTAGCGGCTAAGGTCGGGCTGTCTGAACTTCTGGACCATCCGGTCGATGCGGTTTCCTATGGCGCACGGCGGCAGCTCGAAGTCGGTCTTGCGCTGGCGACCGATCCGAGCGTCATTCTGATGGACGAGCCGACATCCGGCGTCGGCCCAGAGATGATCCACGGCTTTCACCGCCTGCTGAAGACGCTGCCCCGCGACCTGACGGTGGTGATCATCGAGCACGATATGGATCTCGCGCTCGATGTCGCGGACCGCGTCAGCGTGCTCAATTACGGCGAACTCGTCTTCGAAGGCACGCCGGACGAGACGCGCGGCAGCAGCCTCGTCAACGAAATCTATCTGGGCGGGCGCGCGGATGCTTGA
- a CDS encoding YeeE/YedE family protein, with protein MTEFTPLASLAGGALIGLSAVLLMAFEGRIAGISGIAGRLLPPYEDAGFRSRLAFVIGLIAAPLAYGFATGAPVTQTVSSNVALMVAAGLLVGFGSVYGNGCTSGHGVCGLSRLSARSLVATIVFMATAFVTVFATRHVL; from the coding sequence ATGACCGAATTCACCCCCCTCGCCTCGCTTGCCGGCGGCGCGCTCATCGGCCTGTCCGCTGTGCTGCTGATGGCCTTTGAAGGACGTATCGCAGGCATCAGCGGCATCGCCGGCCGCCTGCTTCCGCCCTATGAGGACGCTGGCTTTAGAAGCCGCCTCGCCTTTGTGATCGGCTTGATCGCCGCACCGCTCGCCTATGGGTTCGCAACCGGCGCACCCGTCACGCAAACCGTGTCCTCCAATGTCGCCCTGATGGTGGCGGCGGGCCTGCTGGTCGGCTTCGGCTCGGTCTACGGCAATGGCTGCACCTCCGGCCACGGCGTCTGTGGCCTTTCGCGCCTTTCGGCCCGGTCCCTCGTTGCGACAATCGTCTTCATGGCCACCGCCTTCGTCACGGTGTTCGCGACGCGCCACGTCCTTTGA